The Ignatzschineria rhizosphaerae genome contains a region encoding:
- the msrB gene encoding peptide-methionine (R)-S-oxide reductase MsrB — protein sequence MSNHKDDLKQRLTAMQYHVTQENGTEPPFRNEYDQHFSPGIYVDIVSGEPLFSSLDKFDAGCGWPAFSKPLQAEEVTEHDDHSYGYHRTEVRSQSADSHLGHVFEDGPQALGGLRYCINSAALRFIAKEDLEKEGYGEYLSLFL from the coding sequence ATGAGCAATCATAAAGATGATCTAAAGCAGCGTTTAACCGCAATGCAATATCATGTGACCCAAGAAAATGGCACAGAGCCACCATTTCGTAATGAATACGATCAACATTTTTCTCCAGGTATTTATGTGGATATTGTTTCAGGAGAGCCGCTTTTTTCCTCATTAGATAAATTTGATGCAGGTTGTGGTTGGCCTGCATTTTCTAAACCCTTACAAGCAGAAGAAGTGACAGAACACGATGATCACTCTTATGGCTATCACCGAACAGAGGTGAGAAGTCAAAGCGCAGATTCCCATTTAGGTCATGTTTTTGAAGATGGACCTCAAGCGTTAGGGGGACTGCGTTATTGTATTAACTCAGCAGCATTACGCTTTATTGCAAAAGAAGATTTAGAAAAAGAGGGCTATGGAGAGTATCTCTCCCTCTTTTTATAA
- a CDS encoding fimbrial protein — MKKLTLALAASALLSSAAFAQSNTASNFIEFSGEVTEAACSVTAGTVNLNSLTTRALKDDGDAGPWGTAYIDFYGCELEGKAEGGGDLKSVKIEVTPGAPDDTNDALWKNLGTAKNVGVEVEMANTKITPAGNIGTGITADLTEAGAKVEVRGRTVKVGADASTAGSVNTRVNFVASFL, encoded by the coding sequence ATGAAAAAATTAACATTGGCTTTAGCGGCATCAGCATTATTATCTTCAGCAGCATTTGCACAAAGCAATACAGCTTCTAACTTTATTGAGTTTTCAGGTGAAGTAACTGAAGCTGCATGTAGCGTAACTGCAGGTACTGTAAACCTTAACTCTTTAACAACAAGAGCATTAAAAGATGATGGAGATGCAGGTCCATGGGGCACAGCATATATCGACTTCTATGGTTGTGAATTAGAAGGTAAAGCAGAAGGTGGTGGCGATCTTAAAAGTGTGAAAATTGAAGTAACACCAGGCGCTCCAGATGACACTAACGATGCACTTTGGAAAAACTTAGGTACAGCTAAAAACGTTGGTGTTGAAGTTGAAATGGCAAACACTAAAATTACTCCAGCTGGAAACATCGGAACAGGCATTACTGCTGACCTTACTGAAGCTGGTGCGAAAGTAGAAGTTCGTGGTCGTACTGTAAAAGTTGGTGCTGATGCTTCAACTGCAGGTAGTGTAAATACGAGAGTAAACTTCGTAGCTTCATTCCTTTAG
- a CDS encoding rhodanese-like domain-containing protein, with translation MLIIDVRTPEEFAQGHLKGAILIEYQNILQEIFKHVSSKDQEIGLYCAAGVRSGFATYALEQQGFSNATNLGGYHDILYHHPELANS, from the coding sequence ATGTTAATCATAGATGTTAGAACTCCCGAAGAATTTGCTCAAGGGCATTTAAAGGGCGCTATTTTGATTGAATATCAAAATATTTTACAAGAGATTTTCAAACATGTTTCCTCTAAAGATCAGGAGATTGGCCTTTATTGCGCAGCTGGCGTTCGTTCTGGATTTGCCACTTACGCCTTAGAGCAACAAGGTTTTAGTAATGCCACCAATCTGGGAGGTTATCATGATATTTTGTACCATCACCCTGAACTTGCTAACTCATAA
- a CDS encoding integrase core domain-containing protein, whose amino-acid sequence MNIHRKTKLTPFHREEIWRLHHQEKFTVTYLAERFMVSRPTIYKVLKQGRLNLFVPLASKNERYRTIKYGIKRLAKIEKSIEEKLKKRAKRYNKNYPGEMVHVDTKRLPLLKGDLKNRTREYLFVGIDDFSRELYAGIYPDKSQFSAAEFLRWDLLEQCPYTVECTYSDNGREYKGTSEHAFVEMCLTHKINQKFTKPACPQTNGKAERVIRTLMEMWHNQEEFISSDDRKKKLKRFLNYYNTVKPHKGINGLTPYEVLENYFNTEV is encoded by the coding sequence ATGAATATCCATCGAAAAACAAAATTAACGCCGTTTCATCGAGAAGAGATTTGGCGATTACATCATCAAGAAAAATTTACCGTAACCTATCTAGCTGAGCGTTTTATGGTAAGCAGACCTACGATCTATAAAGTACTAAAACAAGGTAGATTGAACTTGTTTGTGCCATTAGCTAGTAAAAATGAACGTTATAGAACAATTAAGTATGGCATTAAACGTCTTGCTAAGATTGAAAAATCTATTGAAGAGAAACTTAAAAAGAGGGCTAAACGTTATAACAAAAACTATCCTGGCGAGATGGTCCATGTGGATACTAAACGGCTCCCTCTTTTAAAAGGGGATCTTAAAAATCGCACTAGAGAGTATTTATTTGTAGGAATTGATGATTTTTCAAGAGAACTTTATGCCGGTATTTATCCTGATAAATCACAGTTTAGTGCTGCTGAATTTCTTCGATGGGATCTGTTAGAACAGTGTCCCTATACTGTAGAATGCACCTATTCGGATAATGGGCGTGAGTATAAAGGTACATCAGAACATGCCTTTGTCGAAATGTGTCTAACACATAAGATTAATCAAAAGTTTACAAAGCCAGCTTGCCCTCAAACGAATGGAAAAGCAGAAAGAGTCATTCGAACACTCATGGAAATGTGGCATAATCAGGAAGAGTTTATCAGTTCAGATGATCGGAAAAAGAAGCTAAAACGATTTTTGAACTATTACAACACAGTAAAACCTCATAAGGGTATTAATGGTTTAACGCCTTATGAAGTTTTAGAAAATTATTTTAACACTGAAGTGTAA
- a CDS encoding c-type cytochrome, translated as MFVGSTVTANELTEADPDRFAMVDKEGNDLGWYTVPSDLEILKEPNSDEIMYGKLLLNETKRMLPDNVGATMNCNSCHVAEGKANFGAPYLTTSHQYPKVMPRAGKMVDLTGRINGCFQRSMNGKPLHPESPEMKAMLAYMDWLSQSQPEGAKVDIINAPLVDESLVPDPVNGQLVYEAQCATCHGDQGEGLKDKRGNLIFPPLWGPESFNIGAGMARTYKAASFVKFNMPMAVSKEGAWGQGGVLTDQEAIDVSEYFTHLPRPDFEGKVNDWPNGKKPKDARY; from the coding sequence ATGTTTGTTGGTTCTACAGTAACGGCAAATGAATTAACAGAGGCTGATCCTGATCGTTTTGCGATGGTAGATAAAGAGGGGAATGATCTAGGTTGGTATACCGTACCATCAGATCTTGAGATCTTAAAAGAGCCTAATTCTGATGAGATTATGTACGGAAAACTTCTTTTAAATGAAACAAAGAGAATGCTCCCTGATAATGTCGGGGCAACGATGAACTGTAATAGCTGTCACGTTGCTGAAGGAAAGGCAAACTTTGGCGCGCCTTACCTCACAACATCTCATCAATATCCAAAAGTAATGCCAAGAGCTGGGAAAATGGTGGATTTAACAGGGCGTATTAATGGTTGTTTCCAGCGTTCAATGAATGGAAAACCGCTTCATCCTGAATCACCAGAAATGAAGGCGATGCTCGCTTATATGGATTGGTTAAGTCAATCACAACCAGAAGGCGCAAAGGTGGATATTATCAATGCGCCGCTCGTGGATGAGAGCTTAGTTCCTGATCCTGTTAATGGTCAATTAGTCTATGAGGCGCAATGTGCAACCTGTCATGGGGATCAAGGGGAAGGTTTAAAAGATAAACGTGGAAATCTCATCTTCCCACCACTTTGGGGGCCTGAATCCTTCAATATTGGCGCTGGTATGGCAAGAACTTATAAAGCTGCAAGCTTTGTAAAATTCAATATGCCTATGGCGGTTAGTAAAGAGGGCGCTTGGGGACAGGGCGGTGTTTTAACAGATCAAGAAGCCATTGATGTTTCTGAGTACTTTACCCATCTACCAAGACCTGATTTTGAAGGGAAAGTCAATGACTGGCCTAATGGTAAAAAGCCAAAAGATGCTCGTTATTAA
- a CDS encoding ArsR/SmtB family transcription factor, protein MLNIEEMRAGALEATTFLKRFGNEDRLLLLCHLSQGEYSVSVLEEITGIQQPTLSQQLGVLREDNLVKTRRDGKWIYYSVDDPKVLTLLQCVYQLFCPKGKASS, encoded by the coding sequence ATGCTTAATATTGAAGAGATGAGAGCGGGAGCTCTTGAAGCGACAACATTTTTAAAGCGTTTTGGAAATGAGGATCGTCTGCTTCTTCTTTGTCATTTAAGTCAAGGCGAGTATTCGGTCTCTGTTTTAGAAGAGATTACTGGAATACAGCAGCCAACTTTATCACAACAACTGGGTGTTTTACGCGAAGATAATTTAGTAAAAACTAGACGCGATGGTAAATGGATCTACTACTCTGTGGATGACCCCAAAGTCTTAACATTATTACAATGTGTTTATCAACTATTTTGTCCTAAGGGGAAAGCATCATCATGA
- a CDS encoding DUF6691 family protein, whose product MRLIIPFISGLLFGVGLLYSGMADPQIVQGFLDPFGDFNPALLWVMVGALSVSVIGVIIARIRRKTLLGEPLLFPVNSKINKELVLGGLLFGAGWGLVGICPAPALVLLGRGMWEGAIFILAMIVGMKVVAYFKR is encoded by the coding sequence ATGCGTTTAATCATCCCCTTTATTTCAGGATTGTTATTTGGCGTGGGTTTACTCTATTCAGGGATGGCAGATCCGCAGATTGTTCAAGGATTTTTAGATCCTTTTGGGGATTTTAATCCTGCACTTTTATGGGTGATGGTCGGTGCGTTGTCTGTTTCTGTGATAGGGGTTATCATCGCGCGTATTCGCCGTAAAACATTATTAGGAGAGCCTTTACTTTTTCCTGTCAATAGTAAGATTAATAAAGAACTGGTTCTGGGTGGCTTACTTTTTGGAGCAGGTTGGGGGTTAGTCGGGATTTGCCCAGCACCTGCTTTGGTATTATTAGGAAGAGGGATGTGGGAAGGGGCTATTTTCATCTTAGCGATGATTGTAGGGATGAAGGTCGTCGCTTATTTTAAACGCTAA
- a CDS encoding fimbria/pilus outer membrane usher protein — MLYGSRYKQVDHQVTYRGQGLGGNYSIGGSLNHQRDLSGSMDHRLNATYNANTGYGQFMMMADYSDYRKGLRTSFDSSLTLTQHGIATHERVYGDGSRLILDADAPGIPVQGGRSVSNTFGLIGLGNTSSYYRGSYAVDNDNLPEDVEIQDGIIEVAMSDGAIAYRSLNGVSGGKAVARISLADGSYPPFGAIVYRKNGNEQEIAIVAEEGLTYLTGLNNHAEFLIKWNGSKSCQLKINSIDANELNNLICY, encoded by the coding sequence ATGCTGTATGGTAGCCGTTATAAGCAGGTTGATCACCAAGTCACCTATCGTGGACAAGGCTTAGGAGGAAACTATTCTATCGGGGGATCATTAAATCATCAACGAGATTTAAGCGGATCGATGGATCATAGGCTAAATGCGACCTATAACGCGAATACGGGCTATGGTCAGTTTATGATGATGGCAGACTACTCAGATTATCGTAAAGGTCTTCGTACAAGTTTTGATAGCTCATTAACGCTTACACAACATGGTATTGCAACGCATGAGCGAGTTTATGGCGATGGAAGTCGCTTGATATTAGATGCCGATGCACCTGGCATTCCGGTGCAAGGGGGACGAAGCGTTAGTAATACTTTCGGTCTGATTGGTTTAGGGAATACTTCCAGTTATTATCGTGGAAGTTATGCGGTTGATAACGATAACCTGCCGGAAGATGTTGAGATTCAAGATGGAATTATTGAAGTTGCGATGAGTGATGGCGCAATTGCTTACCGCTCTTTAAATGGTGTCAGTGGCGGAAAGGCGGTTGCAAGAATCTCATTAGCTGATGGCTCTTATCCTCCTTTTGGTGCTATTGTTTATCGTAAAAATGGCAATGAACAAGAAATTGCTATTGTGGCAGAAGAAGGTTTAACATACCTTACGGGACTTAATAATCATGCTGAGTTCCTGATCAAATGGAATGGATCAAAATCATGTCAGTTAAAAATAAACTCAATTGATGCCAATGAGCTTAACAACTTAATTTGTTACTAG
- a CDS encoding fimbrial biogenesis chaperone, translating to MMMKKTVLFLAGLLLNDAYGQLNFERSRIIFDAGQKNSQSLVVSNISADTPYLAQTWIENDRGEKVITPLAALPILQRINPKQEKQIKISFIGSGAELAPDRESLFFINILGLPPKGKESQSTVSIVIQSKIKVFYRPKGLPAYMLEIGGLFTLQC from the coding sequence ATGATGATGAAAAAAACAGTACTATTCTTAGCAGGATTATTATTAAATGATGCTTATGGCCAGCTCAACTTTGAGCGCTCACGTATTATTTTTGATGCCGGGCAAAAAAACTCACAATCATTAGTGGTGAGTAATATTAGTGCCGATACGCCTTATCTTGCACAGACCTGGATTGAAAATGATCGAGGAGAAAAAGTGATTACTCCCCTTGCTGCTTTGCCTATTTTGCAAAGAATTAACCCTAAACAAGAAAAGCAAATTAAGATCAGTTTTATAGGGTCAGGCGCTGAGTTAGCACCTGATCGTGAATCGCTGTTTTTTATCAATATATTAGGGCTTCCTCCTAAAGGGAAAGAGAGTCAAAGTACGGTGAGTATTGTGATTCAATCAAAAATTAAAGTGTTTTATCGCCCTAAAGGATTACCTGCTTATATGTTAGAAATCGGCGGGTTGTTTACACTTCAGTGTTAA
- a CDS encoding YeeE/YedE family protein has product MTWFSLPALLGGIVIGFSGLLLLIGVGRIMGVSGILNNLLSKKGMTDWRLLFVVGLLISPWIYDVVIGSLPSVEVTQSVPLLIIAGLLVGIGSALGSGCTSGHSICGISRLAPSSLIITGLFMLSGGIAVFILKHLIGG; this is encoded by the coding sequence ATGACATGGTTTTCGTTACCAGCTTTGTTAGGCGGTATCGTAATTGGGTTTTCGGGGTTACTACTATTGATAGGAGTTGGCCGCATAATGGGGGTAAGTGGGATATTAAATAACTTACTTTCAAAAAAAGGAATGACAGATTGGCGATTACTCTTTGTGGTGGGGCTTTTAATCTCACCATGGATCTATGATGTCGTTATAGGATCGTTACCATCAGTAGAAGTCACACAATCAGTACCACTACTGATTATTGCCGGATTATTGGTCGGGATTGGCTCGGCATTAGGCTCTGGATGTACTAGTGGACACAGCATTTGTGGTATTTCTCGTTTAGCACCCAGCTCATTGATCATCACAGGACTTTTTATGCTCTCTGGTGGTATTGCTGTCTTTATTTTAAAACACCTGATAGGAGGATAA
- a CDS encoding Na+/H+ antiporter — MSIFITIFVIILLIALSSTVHKLLPFKFPLPFIQIILGAIVSWPHNGFHVTFDPELFMLLFIPPLLFEDGRKMPLQDFIHSGREIISLALVLVFVTVVGLGYVIYFFMPEMSLPVAFALAAVLSPTDAVALSSIVGKGRLSHKLMQVLEGEALMNDASALVSLKFAIAVALGVTALTTANDYVILSVSFLKMAVGGIIVGITFAWLYIKFILLITKSQNDEMGSQMILLLLLPFGAYAIAEILEFSGILSAVVAGMTVNYSKFFQTTPVQMRLRANTTWGLLEYLLNGAVFLMLGLQIPAIFKETYSDALIDPSTTFTTLLGDILLIYLALMLLRFLWIFLLKVLSPYTPFKKPMMFASLTIKEIVIMTLSGVRGTVTLAAALSIPLLISTNPDIPFPARYQVIFLAAGIIILSLISAALILPVLLRKKKAENEAPKIALETNAEEQTVRTEIATAAIEAARKTAATLQSNKEGEAELDDEQDTVTQIMNQVIGEIQQVNHMIQNTKENDAIEIHIRLAAVRAERRKLYELNSHNKLSTELYAKILYELDLAETLLLGRSPIHPN, encoded by the coding sequence ATGAGTATCTTTATCACGATTTTTGTCATCATTTTGCTAATCGCATTATCGAGCACCGTCCATAAGCTTCTCCCATTTAAGTTCCCGCTCCCCTTTATCCAGATTATTTTAGGAGCGATTGTCTCTTGGCCACATAATGGTTTTCATGTCACTTTTGATCCTGAACTATTTATGCTGCTCTTTATTCCGCCATTACTATTTGAAGATGGCCGAAAAATGCCGCTGCAAGATTTTATCCACTCAGGCCGGGAAATTATTAGTTTAGCGCTAGTCCTTGTCTTTGTGACTGTCGTGGGACTTGGTTATGTGATTTACTTCTTTATGCCAGAAATGTCGCTTCCTGTCGCCTTTGCACTTGCCGCTGTTTTATCCCCTACCGATGCCGTAGCCCTTTCTAGTATTGTAGGGAAAGGTCGCCTATCGCATAAATTAATGCAAGTATTAGAAGGCGAAGCGCTGATGAATGATGCCTCAGCACTGGTCTCTTTAAAATTTGCAATTGCCGTGGCCTTAGGCGTTACCGCACTAACAACCGCAAACGATTATGTCATTTTAAGTGTCTCTTTCTTAAAAATGGCCGTGGGCGGCATTATTGTAGGGATCACCTTTGCATGGCTCTATATTAAATTTATTTTATTAATTACCAAATCTCAAAATGATGAGATGGGCTCCCAGATGATCCTACTCTTACTACTTCCTTTTGGGGCTTATGCCATTGCCGAGATTTTAGAATTCTCCGGCATTTTATCAGCGGTTGTTGCCGGGATGACCGTCAATTACTCAAAGTTCTTCCAAACAACGCCGGTTCAAATGAGGTTACGGGCAAATACCACTTGGGGATTATTAGAATACCTCTTAAATGGGGCTGTCTTTTTAATGCTAGGCTTACAAATCCCGGCCATTTTTAAAGAGACATACTCTGATGCGCTCATCGACCCCTCTACAACCTTTACAACGCTTCTTGGCGATATTTTACTAATCTACCTTGCGTTGATGTTATTACGTTTTCTCTGGATCTTCTTACTCAAAGTCCTCAGCCCTTATACCCCGTTTAAAAAGCCCATGATGTTTGCTAGTCTTACGATTAAAGAGATTGTCATTATGACCTTATCCGGCGTTCGCGGTACGGTAACATTAGCAGCGGCACTCTCTATTCCCCTGCTGATCTCTACAAACCCCGATATTCCTTTTCCTGCACGTTACCAAGTGATCTTTTTAGCAGCCGGCATTATTATTCTTTCGCTAATAAGCGCGGCGTTAATTCTTCCCGTATTACTACGGAAGAAAAAAGCAGAGAATGAAGCGCCTAAAATTGCCTTAGAAACCAATGCAGAAGAGCAAACGGTGAGAACTGAGATTGCAACAGCGGCAATTGAAGCTGCTCGTAAAACAGCGGCGACTCTACAGAGCAATAAAGAGGGGGAGGCTGAGTTAGATGATGAACAAGATACGGTTACTCAGATCATGAATCAGGTGATTGGAGAAATTCAACAAGTTAATCATATGATTCAAAATACCAAAGAGAATGATGCAATAGAAATTCATATTAGGCTTGCGGCAGTACGCGCCGAAAGAAGAAAGCTCTATGAACTCAACTCTCATAATAAACTCAGTACTGAGCTCTACGCTAAAATACTCTATGAACTAGATTTAGCAGAAACGCTTCTCTTAGGTCGATCCCCAATTCATCCTAATTAA
- a CDS encoding integrase core domain-containing protein, whose amino-acid sequence MNIHRKTKLTPFHREEIWRLHHQEKFTVTYLAERFMVSRPTIYKVLKQGRLNLFVPLASKNERYRTIKYGIKRLAKIEKSIEEKLKKRAKRYNKNYPGEMVHVDTKRLPLLKGDLKNRTREYLFVGIDDFSRELYAGIYPDKSQFSAAEFLRWDLLEQCPYTVECTYSDNGREYKGTSEHAFVEMCLTHKINQKFTKPACPQTNGKAERVIRTLMEMWHNQEEFISSDDRKKKLKRFLNYYNTVKPHKGINGLTPYEVLENYFNTEV is encoded by the coding sequence ATGAATATCCATCGAAAAACAAAATTAACGCCGTTTCATCGAGAAGAGATTTGGCGATTACATCATCAAGAAAAATTTACCGTAACCTATCTAGCTGAGCGTTTTATGGTAAGCAGACCTACGATCTATAAAGTACTAAAACAAGGTAGATTGAACTTGTTTGTGCCATTAGCTAGTAAAAATGAACGTTATAGAACAATTAAGTATGGCATTAAACGTCTTGCAAAGATTGAAAAATCTATTGAAGAGAAACTTAAAAAGAGGGCTAAACGTTATAACAAAAACTATCCTGGCGAGATGGTCCATGTGGATACTAAACGGCTCCCTCTTTTAAAAGGGGATCTTAAAAATCGCACTAGAGAGTATTTATTTGTAGGAATTGATGATTTTTCAAGAGAACTTTATGCCGGTATTTATCCTGATAAATCACAGTTTAGTGCTGCTGAATTTCTTCGATGGGATCTGTTAGAACAGTGTCCCTATACTGTAGAATGCACCTATTCGGATAATGGTCGTGAGTATAAAGGTACATCAGAACACGCCTTTGTCGAAATGTGTCTAACACATAAGATTAATCAAAAGTTTACAAAGCCAGCTTGCCCTCAAACGAATGGAAAAGCAGAAAGAGTCATTCGAACACTCATGGAAATGTGGCATAATCAGGAAGAGTTTATCAGTTCAGATGATCGGAAAAAGAAGCTAAAACGATTTTTGAACTATTACAACACAGTAAAACCTCATAAGGGTATTAATGGTTTAACGCCTTATGAAGTTTTAGAAAATTATTTTAACACTGAAGTGTAA